Genomic DNA from Acidaminococcales bacterium:
ACAAGCGACACTATCGTCATCAATTTTATCAGTATGTTCATGGCCGGGCCGGACGTGTCCTTGAAAGGGTCGCCGACCGTGTCGCCGACCACGCTCGCTTTGTGCGTTTCGCCGCCTTTGCCGCCGTAAACGCCTGACTCAATATATTTTTTGGCGTTATCCCAGGCCCCGCCGGCGTTAGCCATCAATATGGCGAGCAAAACGCCGGTAGAAACCGCGCCGCCAATCATCCCGCCGAGAGCTTCCGTCCCGAACAAAAATCCCACGATCAGCGGCGCGAGGATAGCCATGACGCCCGGCAGCATCATTTCATGTATGGCCGCCGCAGTAGAGATTTCAACGCATTTGGAATAATCGGCCTTGCCTTTGCCTTCCAAGAGTCCAGGGATTTCGCGGAACTGCCGGCGCACTTCGTCAATCATTTGATTGGCGGCCTTGCCGACAGATTCCATGGTCATGGCCCCAAACAGGAACGGCAAGGTAGCGCCGATGAAAACGCCGACCAGTGTCAGCGGGTTTAAAATATCAATGACTTTAAGGCCAACAACCTGCGCATAAGAAGAAAATAGCGCGAGCGCGGTAAGCGCCGCCGACCCTATGGCGAAGCCTTTGCCGATCGCGGCCGTAGTGTTGCCGACAGAATCAAGTTTGTCGGTAATTTCCCTCACTTCATGCGGCAATTCCGCCATTTCCGCAATGCCGCCGGCGTTATCCGAAATAGGGCCGTAAGCATCGACGGCAACCGTCATGCCGGTAGTGGCCAACATGCCGATCGCCGCAAGCGCTATGCCGAAAAGCCCTTTAGCCGGATCAGCCAAGCCGTCCATGGAGAAAAAGGATACTATAATGCCTACGCAAATAAAAAACATCGGCCAAAACGTGGAGTACATGCCAACCGCCAAGCCGGATATAATGGTCGTGGCCGCCCCCGTCCGGGATTGTTCGGCGATCCTTTTGACCGACTTATAGTCGCTTGAAGTATATATTTCCGTAACCTTTCCAATTAAAAGGCCAACGATCAAGCCCGCGAAAACCGCGTAAAAGGCATTGAACCCGCCGAACACTTTAAAACTTAGGTACGCCGAAGCCACGGTGGTAAGGCCGCCCGCCACGTACGTGCC
This window encodes:
- a CDS encoding sodium-translocating pyrophosphatase, which produces MENQLVLPIVVGFMALFFAYSLASAISRANPGNERMREIAGYIHEGAMAFLNREYKYLAAFVVITALIISAFLSVYTAVCFVLGAIFSVLAGYFGMKVATKANVRTAEAARRDMPSALKIAFSGGAVMGMCVVGFGILGLAVVCYVFKFEIAIVTGFSLGASSIALFARVGGGIYTKAADVGADLVGKVEAGIPEDDPRNPAVIADNVGDNVGDVAGMGADLFESYVGAIVSALTLGSIVYADGHGIFYTFALMCAGIIASVFGVIVASRSKGENPQAALNLGTYVAGGLTTVASAYLSFKVFGGFNAFYAVFAGLIVGLLIGKVTEIYTSSDYKSVKRIAEQSRTGAATTIISGLAVGMYSTFWPMFFICVGIIVSFFSMDGLADPAKGLFGIALAAIGMLATTGMTVAVDAYGPISDNAGGIAEMAELPHEVREITDKLDSVGNTTAAIGKGFAIGSAALTALALFSSYAQVVGLKVIDILNPLTLVGVFIGATLPFLFGAMTMESVGKAANQMIDEVRRQFREIPGLLEGKGKADYSKCVEISTAAAIHEMMLPGVMAILAPLIVGFLFGTEALGGMIGGAVSTGVLLAILMANAGGAWDNAKKYIESGVYGGKGGETHKASVVGDTVGDPFKDTSGPAMNILIKLMTIVSLVFAPLIGQYGGIITELLIK